Proteins from a single region of Geothrix sp. PMB-07:
- a CDS encoding KH domain-containing protein, producing the protein MNLEAFLRDVLTPLLDHPDAFKVEVTGEGRRRDVLVHADPQDRGRIIGKHGRMISALRTLAKTAGEKAGLQVELELFDGDEA; encoded by the coding sequence ATGAACCTCGAAGCCTTTCTGCGTGACGTGCTGACGCCCCTGTTGGACCACCCCGATGCCTTCAAGGTGGAAGTCACCGGCGAGGGGCGGCGGCGCGATGTGCTGGTGCACGCCGATCCCCAGGACCGCGGTCGCATCATCGGCAAGCATGGCCGCATGATCTCGGCCCTGCGCACGCTGGCGAAGACCGCCGGCGAGAAGGCCGGACTGCAAGTGGAGCTGGAACTCTTCGACGGCGACGAGGCCTGA